A stretch of the Tardiphaga sp. 709 genome encodes the following:
- a CDS encoding TMEM175 family protein: MRRLEALSNTIFGVAMTLLAYDLPKASRFAHAPAWMELVGAYAQPVIALMISFIVAGVFWLSHHRRLTFAPEGSRGEVFLNLIFLLSIVMLPVTNGLYGAYRLDSVVAVSYGFHLTVIAGLNALLWVLALRGRRNSELLAIAVFPVFALALATVMAAVAPFVAQFMWCLAFGAPLVGWLAARRWPPRTN, encoded by the coding sequence ATGCGCCGATTGGAGGCGTTGAGCAACACCATCTTCGGCGTTGCGATGACGTTGCTCGCCTACGATCTGCCGAAGGCCAGCAGGTTCGCACACGCGCCGGCCTGGATGGAGCTTGTCGGTGCCTATGCACAACCTGTCATCGCGCTGATGATCAGTTTTATCGTGGCCGGCGTCTTTTGGCTCAGCCATCATCGGCGACTCACTTTCGCGCCGGAAGGTAGCCGCGGCGAAGTCTTCCTCAATCTGATCTTCCTGCTATCGATTGTCATGCTTCCAGTGACGAATGGACTTTACGGCGCGTATCGGCTCGATAGTGTCGTCGCAGTAAGCTACGGCTTCCATCTGACAGTTATTGCTGGTTTGAACGCGCTGCTATGGGTTCTGGCGCTGCGAGGTCGCCGCAATTCTGAGTTGCTGGCAATCGCGGTCTTTCCGGTCTTCGCACTCGCGCTCGCAACGGTGATGGCCGCCGTCGCTCCATTCGTTGCACAATTCATGTGGTGCCTGGCCTTTGGCGCGCCTCTGGTGGGCTGGCTGGCGGCCCGGCGCTGGCCGCCGAGAACGAATTAG
- a CDS encoding DUF2336 domain-containing protein has product MIVRQFISWVRTAPASERAEATRSLARAWIFSDLSDDDRAAAEGALLMLLDDASPLVRQAMAQVFARAPSAPPAIVQALSVDQPCVSLPVLEHSPLLIDADLVDIVATGNSELQCAVARRINLPISICAAIAEVGSAAAALELIENPYAELAPFSWDRIVERHGHLAAIREAMLALDNLPATTRLALVAKLSETLTRFVVARNWLSPDRAERIADEAMARSTVNIASRSRGDEMRDLVHHLRETGQLTVGLILRALLSGNLDLFDQALVELSGLPQSRVAALVYDGVGAGLNALLARAGLPESTFPAFRAALAARNEIGFIGSVGGAVRLRRRMVERVLTVCETDEAASEPLLILLRRFATESAREEARVFCDELAEQANSRDEYQLIAA; this is encoded by the coding sequence ATGATTGTTCGGCAGTTCATCAGTTGGGTACGGACCGCTCCAGCCAGCGAGCGGGCAGAGGCAACGCGCTCTTTGGCGCGGGCCTGGATTTTTTCTGATCTGTCAGACGACGACCGTGCCGCCGCCGAAGGCGCGCTGCTGATGCTGCTCGATGACGCATCGCCGCTGGTGCGCCAGGCCATGGCGCAGGTGTTTGCCCGCGCGCCGTCGGCGCCCCCGGCCATCGTGCAGGCGCTGTCGGTGGATCAGCCCTGTGTGTCGCTTCCGGTGCTCGAACATTCGCCGCTGCTGATCGATGCCGATCTGGTCGACATCGTTGCCACCGGGAATAGCGAGCTGCAATGCGCCGTCGCGCGCCGCATCAATCTTCCGATCTCGATCTGCGCCGCCATTGCCGAAGTCGGTTCTGCCGCTGCGGCGCTCGAACTCATCGAAAATCCATATGCCGAACTGGCGCCGTTCTCCTGGGACCGTATCGTCGAGCGTCACGGTCATCTCGCCGCCATCCGCGAAGCGATGCTGGCCCTTGACAATCTGCCAGCCACGACGCGCCTGGCGCTGGTGGCCAAGCTCTCCGAAACACTGACCCGCTTCGTCGTTGCGCGTAACTGGCTGTCGCCGGATCGTGCCGAGCGCATTGCCGACGAGGCGATGGCGCGCTCCACGGTCAATATTGCGTCACGTTCGCGCGGCGACGAGATGCGCGATCTCGTGCATCACCTGCGCGAAACCGGGCAACTGACCGTCGGCCTGATCCTCCGCGCCCTGCTGTCGGGCAATCTCGACCTGTTCGACCAGGCGCTGGTGGAGCTGTCCGGCCTGCCGCAGAGCCGCGTGGCCGCGCTGGTCTATGACGGCGTCGGTGCCGGGCTGAACGCATTGCTTGCCCGCGCAGGTCTGCCGGAGTCGACATTCCCTGCCTTCCGCGCCGCTCTCGCTGCGCGCAATGAAATCGGTTTCATCGGCTCTGTTGGTGGCGCTGTGCGTCTGCGCCGTCGCATGGTCGAGCGGGTGTTGACGGTGTGCGAGACCGATGAGGCGGCGTCCGAGCCGCTGTTGATCCTGCTGCGGCGTTTCGCAACGGAGTCGGCCCGCGAGGAAGCGCGTGTGTTCTGCGATGAACTGGCCGAACAGGCGAATTCACGCGACGAGTATCAGCTGATCGCGGCGTAA
- a CDS encoding NAD kinase — protein sequence MNPSKRYDRIAFVASTSAEAQAALDQLTQLYGNADPETADIIVALGGDGLMLKTLHDFMRTGKPIYGMHRGTVGFLMNEFSTHDLHPRLAAARETLINPLLMRATDVHGGVHIHHAINEVSLFRQTHQLARLRILIDERERMAELAADGILVATPAGSTAYNLSAQGPILPINAALLALTPISAFRPRRWRGALLPNTAIVAIEVLEGEKRPVAAVADNEEARDVRRVEIISDKSISMRMMFDPGHSLEERILSEQFGY from the coding sequence ATGAACCCGTCCAAGCGCTATGACCGGATCGCCTTCGTGGCCAGCACCAGTGCGGAAGCGCAGGCAGCGCTCGATCAGCTGACACAGCTCTATGGCAATGCCGATCCGGAGACCGCCGACATCATCGTCGCGCTGGGTGGCGACGGGTTGATGCTGAAGACGCTGCACGACTTCATGCGCACTGGCAAACCGATCTACGGCATGCATCGCGGCACCGTCGGTTTTCTGATGAACGAGTTCTCAACGCATGATCTGCATCCGCGCCTCGCCGCGGCGCGCGAGACGTTGATCAATCCCCTGCTCATGCGCGCCACGGACGTCCATGGCGGCGTACACATCCATCACGCCATCAACGAGGTCTCGCTGTTTCGCCAGACGCATCAACTGGCGCGCCTGCGCATCCTCATCGATGAACGCGAACGGATGGCCGAACTTGCCGCCGATGGCATTCTAGTTGCGACGCCCGCCGGCTCCACCGCCTATAACCTGTCGGCGCAGGGACCGATCCTGCCGATCAATGCCGCGCTGCTGGCGCTGACGCCGATCAGCGCGTTCCGCCCGCGGCGCTGGCGCGGCGCGCTGCTTCCCAATACGGCGATCGTCGCCATCGAGGTGCTGGAAGGCGAAAAGCGCCCGGTGGCCGCCGTCGCCGACAACGAGGAAGCCCGCGACGTCCGGCGGGTCGAAATCATCTCCGACAAGTCGATTTCGATGCGCATGATGTTCGACCCCGGCCACAGCCTGGAAGAACGCATCCTGAGCGAACAATTCGGATATTGA
- a CDS encoding DsrE family protein, with amino-acid sequence MRSLLRSIAGALLFALIASSAYAAGAKEHRVAIQVNQNDPALMNLALNNATNVMEFYKAKGEDVQIEIVTYGPGLHMLRDDTSPVKDRIKQIVDASFPSSVKFIACGNTKEGMEKREGKAISVVSEATVVPSGAVRLIELQEAGWSYLKP; translated from the coding sequence ATGCGATCATTGTTGAGATCGATTGCCGGTGCTCTCCTGTTTGCGCTGATCGCCTCGTCCGCTTATGCAGCGGGCGCGAAGGAGCACCGTGTCGCCATTCAGGTCAATCAGAACGATCCCGCCCTGATGAATCTGGCGTTGAACAACGCGACCAACGTCATGGAGTTTTACAAGGCCAAGGGCGAGGACGTTCAAATCGAGATCGTCACTTATGGGCCAGGTTTGCACATGCTGCGCGACGACACCTCGCCGGTCAAGGACCGTATCAAGCAGATCGTCGATGCGAGCTTCCCGTCCAGCGTCAAATTCATCGCCTGCGGAAATACCAAAGAGGGCATGGAGAAGCGTGAGGGCAAGGCGATCAGCGTCGTATCCGAGGCGACGGTGGTGCCATCGGGCGCCGTCAGGCTGATCGAATTGCAGGAAGCCGGCTGGAGCTACCTCAAGCCTTGA
- the hisI gene encoding phosphoribosyl-AMP cyclohydrolase, giving the protein MSNTSHAHSHDLEEGLALTPKFDAAGLVTVVTTDVANGDVLMVAHMNDEALRNTIETGDAWYYSRSRKALWRKGESSGKTQRVVEMRMDCDQDAIWIKVEQIGGAACHTGRRSCFYRAITKGEAGAAKVSFIDADKVFDPASVYGS; this is encoded by the coding sequence GTGTCCAATACATCACACGCGCACAGCCATGATCTCGAAGAAGGCCTCGCGCTCACGCCGAAATTCGACGCTGCCGGTCTCGTCACCGTCGTGACGACCGACGTGGCGAATGGCGACGTGCTGATGGTGGCGCATATGAATGACGAGGCGCTGCGCAATACCATCGAAACCGGCGATGCCTGGTATTACAGCCGTTCGCGCAAGGCGCTATGGCGCAAGGGCGAGAGCTCGGGCAAGACCCAGCGCGTGGTCGAGATGCGGATGGATTGCGACCAGGATGCGATCTGGATCAAGGTTGAGCAGATCGGCGGAGCCGCCTGCCACACCGGCCGCCGCTCGTGTTTCTACCGCGCGATCACCAAGGGCGAGGCTGGGGCAGCGAAGGTGTCGTTCATCGATGCGGACAAGGTGTTCGATCCGGCGTCGGTCTACGGAAGCTGA
- a CDS encoding His-rich protein BRANT, producing the protein MLKKISTALIVVSMLAAPAMAAGIAKTTPAPITKPVTSADNKVQAKPGVLNANAKMVRHHHRHARPHHRFHKKMSVHKVHKHTAIQTTVVHKRG; encoded by the coding sequence ATGTTGAAGAAAATTTCCACCGCGTTGATCGTAGTTTCCATGCTTGCCGCTCCCGCGATGGCTGCCGGTATCGCCAAGACCACGCCGGCGCCGATCACCAAGCCGGTGACGTCGGCCGATAACAAGGTGCAGGCCAAGCCCGGCGTGCTGAACGCAAATGCGAAAATGGTCCGCCATCATCACCGCCATGCCCGTCCTCATCATCGCTTCCACAAGAAGATGAGCGTTCACAAAGTTCACAAGCACACCGCCATCCAGACCACAGTCGTGCACAAGCGCGGCTGA
- a CDS encoding serine hydrolase domain-containing protein, translating into MDPWLKPALDYIHDWLSFQMATTQQPGCLVAIAHRGKIVAEYAFGHADLATGEKLTPRHRFRIASHSKSFTSAGLMKLREQRKLRLDDPVGDHVKGLHPQVAATTIGQLLSHSAGLTRDGVDAGQFIDSRPYLDKKELLSELQQPLAIAPGTRLKYFNHGFGLLGLVIEAVTGEPYRDWIRREIIDAVGLRETQPDMPLTKGAPLAQGHTPRLPLDRRLVIPGDTPCHAITPAAGFVSTAADIARFFAELAPNAKHSVLSAAGRREMTRRHWRNPHATIESYYGLGTMNGTTAGWDWFGHNGGFHGYISRTAVIPACELTISVFTNATDGWAPIWVDGAVHILRAFAQRGAPQKRVRDWTGRMWTSWSAFDLVPIGDRVLVATPQAINPFMDVAEIEVTGKDKGTIAAAAGYSSYGEAVRRVRGKTGKVTEVWLAGSKLRPEKAVAEELTRKYGATGRRSPR; encoded by the coding sequence ATGGATCCCTGGCTGAAGCCCGCGCTCGACTACATCCACGACTGGCTCTCATTCCAGATGGCAACGACGCAGCAACCCGGCTGCCTCGTGGCCATCGCGCATCGCGGCAAGATCGTCGCTGAATATGCCTTCGGTCACGCCGACCTCGCGACCGGCGAGAAGCTGACGCCGCGGCATCGCTTCCGGATCGCCTCGCATTCGAAAAGCTTCACATCTGCCGGACTGATGAAGCTCCGCGAACAACGCAAATTGCGCCTCGACGATCCCGTTGGCGACCATGTGAAAGGCCTGCATCCGCAGGTCGCTGCAACGACGATCGGACAACTACTGTCGCATAGCGCCGGCCTCACGCGCGACGGCGTCGATGCCGGGCAGTTCATCGACAGCCGCCCCTATCTCGACAAGAAGGAGCTATTGTCCGAGCTGCAGCAACCGCTCGCGATTGCGCCCGGCACGCGGCTGAAATATTTCAACCATGGCTTTGGCCTGCTCGGCCTCGTCATCGAAGCTGTCACCGGCGAGCCCTATCGCGACTGGATCAGGCGCGAGATCATTGATGCGGTCGGCCTGCGCGAGACCCAACCCGACATGCCGCTGACAAAGGGCGCGCCCCTCGCGCAAGGTCATACGCCGCGGCTTCCGCTCGACCGCCGTCTGGTCATTCCCGGCGACACGCCGTGCCACGCCATCACGCCTGCCGCGGGCTTCGTCAGCACCGCAGCCGACATCGCGCGCTTCTTCGCGGAGCTTGCACCCAATGCAAAGCACAGCGTGCTGTCTGCGGCGGGCCGGCGTGAGATGACACGGCGGCACTGGCGCAATCCGCACGCAACTATCGAGAGCTATTACGGCCTCGGCACTATGAACGGCACCACCGCCGGCTGGGACTGGTTCGGCCACAATGGCGGGTTTCATGGCTATATCTCGCGCACCGCCGTGATACCGGCCTGCGAGCTGACGATCTCGGTTTTCACCAATGCCACCGACGGCTGGGCACCCATCTGGGTTGATGGCGCCGTGCATATCCTGCGCGCATTCGCCCAGCGCGGCGCGCCGCAAAAGCGCGTCCGCGACTGGACGGGACGCATGTGGACCTCATGGAGCGCGTTTGATCTGGTGCCCATCGGAGACCGGGTGCTGGTCGCCACGCCTCAGGCGATCAATCCCTTCATGGACGTCGCCGAGATCGAGGTGACCGGCAAGGACAAGGGCACGATCGCCGCGGCCGCGGGTTATTCCAGTTATGGGGAAGCAGTCCGGAGGGTCCGTGGCAAGACCGGGAAAGTGACCGAGGTTTGGCTCGCCGGCAGCAAATTAAGGCCCGAAAAGGCGGTCGCGGAGGAGCTGACCCGCAAATATGGAGCAACCGGGCGCCGCTCGCCCCGTTAA
- a CDS encoding Hpt domain-containing protein, producing MAKNKAPAPPKVQAFADHQVITPPNTLKHAIRRVIDRELDDPVARAEQALANLSGEFKTWMRSECDRLAAAHAAILKKGFDTHTRGELFRAAHDIKGDASTFGFPAAGVAAESLCRILEHAPDLDAVPADLIQHHIDAIQAIVREHNTIEKAGVANELSARLRAVADDYLTLVNRDRPDHLEMISAPSIVPKE from the coding sequence ATGGCCAAGAACAAAGCGCCGGCGCCGCCGAAGGTGCAGGCTTTCGCCGATCACCAGGTCATCACGCCGCCGAACACACTGAAGCACGCGATCCGCCGCGTCATCGATCGCGAACTCGACGATCCCGTGGCGCGCGCCGAACAGGCTCTGGCCAATCTCTCCGGCGAGTTCAAGACCTGGATGCGCAGCGAATGCGACCGCCTTGCCGCAGCACATGCCGCGATCCTGAAGAAGGGCTTCGATACGCACACCCGCGGTGAGCTGTTTCGCGCCGCTCACGACATCAAGGGCGACGCCTCGACCTTCGGCTTCCCCGCAGCCGGTGTGGCCGCCGAGAGTCTGTGCCGGATTCTCGAACACGCCCCCGATCTCGATGCGGTGCCGGCGGATCTGATCCAGCACCATATCGATGCGATCCAGGCGATCGTGCGCGAGCACAACACCATCGAGAAGGCCGGCGTGGCCAACGAACTCAGCGCACGCCTGCGTGCCGTCGCGGATGATTATCTGACGCTGGTCAATCGCGATCGGCCGGATCATCTCGAGATGATCTCGGCGCCAAGCATCGTGCCGAAGGAATAG
- a CDS encoding TspO/MBR family protein has product MPIKSIGRLLLCLVVCLGIGVVGSLSTKPEIAGWYAGIAKPFWTPPPGVFPIAWTTLYVLMAIAFWRLWDRTAPSAPRSRAMVLFAIQLALNAAWSPVFFGWHGIRTGLAIIVLMVVTIAATIVSALQVDRIAAWLLVPYLCWVLYASTINAGVVALN; this is encoded by the coding sequence ATGCCCATCAAATCCATCGGCCGCTTGCTGCTTTGTCTCGTGGTCTGTCTCGGCATCGGCGTCGTGGGCTCGCTCTCGACGAAGCCGGAAATCGCCGGATGGTATGCGGGCATCGCCAAACCATTCTGGACGCCGCCGCCTGGCGTGTTCCCGATCGCATGGACGACGCTCTACGTCCTGATGGCCATCGCGTTCTGGCGATTATGGGACCGAACCGCGCCGTCGGCGCCGCGCAGCCGCGCGATGGTTCTATTCGCCATTCAGCTCGCGCTCAACGCCGCATGGTCGCCGGTATTCTTTGGCTGGCATGGCATCCGCACCGGCCTCGCGATCATCGTGCTGATGGTCGTCACCATCGCCGCCACCATCGTTTCGGCTTTGCAGGTGGACCGGATTGCAGCCTGGTTGCTGGTTCCGTATCTCTGCTGGGTGCTCTATGCGAGCACCATCAATGCCGGCGTAGTCGCCCTCAATTGA
- the rlmB gene encoding 23S rRNA (guanosine(2251)-2'-O)-methyltransferase RlmB — protein sequence MSDRERKQRFQRGPDKGRDDHGGQSRDKTRDQGRDHGRRPPRRGRESGGGDGPAILYGWHTVTMALANPQRVIRRLILTENAARRLGEEKIDTRVAPILVRPDEIDRRLGPDAVHQGLLAEVEPLESPDLDSLSQDGIVLVLDQITDPHNVGAILRSAAAFAVKAIITTARHSPEATGVLAKSASGALELVPMITVPNLARALNELNDLGFMTVGLDSEGTENISAIPLQQPLALVLGAEGSGLRRLTRETCSVVARLDMPGEIKSLNVSNAAVLALYVGASKLGLMG from the coding sequence ATGAGCGATCGAGAGCGAAAACAGCGATTCCAGCGCGGCCCTGACAAGGGGCGCGACGACCACGGCGGCCAAAGCCGCGACAAAACCCGTGATCAGGGCCGGGATCATGGAAGGCGCCCACCCCGCCGGGGCCGGGAATCCGGCGGTGGCGATGGTCCGGCCATCCTTTATGGCTGGCATACCGTCACCATGGCGCTGGCCAATCCGCAGCGGGTCATCCGCAGGCTGATTCTGACCGAAAACGCCGCCCGGCGCCTCGGGGAGGAGAAAATCGACACCCGCGTGGCGCCGATCCTGGTCCGTCCGGACGAGATCGACCGCCGGCTGGGACCCGACGCCGTGCATCAGGGCCTGCTGGCCGAGGTCGAGCCGCTGGAATCGCCGGATCTCGACAGCCTGTCCCAGGACGGCATCGTGCTGGTGCTCGACCAGATCACCGATCCGCATAATGTCGGCGCCATCCTGCGCTCGGCCGCGGCCTTTGCGGTCAAGGCGATCATCACCACGGCCCGGCACAGCCCGGAAGCCACCGGTGTCCTCGCGAAATCCGCCTCGGGCGCACTGGAACTGGTGCCGATGATCACGGTGCCCAATCTGGCGCGGGCGCTGAATGAATTGAACGACCTCGGTTTCATGACCGTCGGTCTCGACAGCGAGGGAACCGAGAACATCAGCGCGATCCCGCTGCAACAGCCGCTGGCGCTGGTGCTCGGCGCCGAAGGCAGCGGATTGCGACGGCTGACGCGAGAGACCTGCAGCGTCGTCGCGCGGCTCGACATGCCCGGCGAGATCAAGAGCCTCAACGTGTCGAACGCCGCCGTGCTTGCGCTCTATGTCGGCGCCAGCAAGCTCGGCTTGATGGGCTAG
- a CDS encoding outer membrane protein produces the protein MKKLLLSASAIVAVAAISSSAFAADLPARTYTKAPAYTAPALVYNWTGFYIGGHLGGAFGDSNSLVGDSGRFMGGVQGGFDYQFATNWVVGVEAQYSWLASSNTSLVFPNGTTITGGGNDQLGSVTGRLGYTWGPALLYAKGGYAWKDNNNLTIAAVAPAVAVIDGNKKDGYTVGGGLEYMFSPNWSGKVEYQYYNFGNTTITSTAIPGGSTSFNNDEHTIKAGLNYRFGWGGPVVAKY, from the coding sequence ATGAAGAAGCTTCTGCTCAGCGCGTCGGCCATTGTTGCCGTGGCCGCGATCTCGTCTTCAGCCTTCGCTGCCGACCTTCCGGCGCGGACCTATACCAAGGCCCCGGCCTATACGGCGCCGGCTTTGGTCTACAATTGGACCGGTTTCTACATCGGCGGCCATCTCGGCGGCGCTTTCGGTGACAGCAACAGCCTCGTCGGCGATAGCGGCCGCTTCATGGGCGGTGTGCAGGGTGGCTTCGACTATCAGTTCGCCACCAACTGGGTGGTCGGTGTCGAAGCCCAGTACAGCTGGCTGGCGAGCAGCAATACTAGCCTCGTCTTCCCGAATGGCACGACCATCACGGGCGGCGGTAACGATCAGCTCGGCTCGGTCACCGGTCGTCTCGGTTACACCTGGGGTCCGGCACTGCTCTACGCCAAGGGCGGTTACGCCTGGAAGGATAACAACAATCTGACCATCGCCGCTGTGGCTCCCGCGGTTGCGGTCATCGATGGCAACAAGAAGGACGGCTACACGGTCGGTGGCGGTCTCGAATACATGTTCTCGCCGAACTGGTCGGGCAAGGTCGAATATCAGTACTATAACTTCGGCAACACCACGATCACCTCGACGGCCATTCCTGGCGGCTCGACGAGCTTCAACAACGACGAGCACACCATCAAGGCCGGCCTGAACTATCGCTTCGGCTGGGGTGGCCCGGTGGTCGCCAAGTACTGA
- a CDS encoding YeeE/YedE family protein, with product MFALPVVAGFAIGAVFGVVGLLSGFCLMSSLRDWWAHDDGRKIRSYALAVAVAVVGTQFIAGAGIVEIAKSLYLQPSFSAPLIFVGGLLFGLGMVLSNGCASRALVLLGKGNLRSLVVIAIIGVTAQMTLKGLLAPMRLSILQWTQMTPGANSVPSLLGTLGLHEATARIAATLIVGGALLVFALSHRELRRSPGQLVAGLVMGLLVIAGWLATGWLGADEFDPIPVASLTFVSPAADTLQFIMLSTGMTLNFGIALVAGVFVGSLLTALLTGRFEFEGYTSARHTGRSMAGAALMGIGGAMAYGCSIGQGLTGLSTLALPSFVAVAGIFAGAAVAIRGLALRPAFAAQ from the coding sequence ATGTTTGCGCTCCCGGTTGTCGCGGGTTTTGCGATTGGCGCCGTTTTCGGCGTGGTCGGCCTGTTGAGCGGGTTCTGCCTCATGAGCAGCCTGCGCGACTGGTGGGCCCACGATGACGGACGCAAGATCCGCAGCTACGCGCTGGCGGTTGCCGTGGCGGTTGTCGGCACACAATTCATTGCCGGTGCGGGGATCGTCGAGATAGCGAAGTCGCTTTATCTGCAGCCATCATTCTCGGCGCCGTTGATCTTCGTCGGCGGACTGTTGTTCGGCCTCGGCATGGTGCTCTCGAACGGCTGCGCGTCCCGTGCGCTGGTGTTGCTCGGCAAGGGAAATCTGAGGTCGCTGGTCGTGATCGCAATCATCGGCGTCACGGCGCAGATGACGTTGAAGGGCTTGCTCGCGCCGATGCGGCTGTCGATCCTGCAATGGACGCAGATGACGCCGGGCGCGAATTCGGTGCCGTCGCTGCTCGGGACACTCGGTCTGCATGAAGCGACTGCGCGTATCGCGGCAACGCTGATCGTCGGTGGTGCATTGCTGGTCTTTGCATTGTCGCATCGCGAGCTTCGTCGTTCGCCGGGGCAGCTCGTGGCGGGGCTGGTGATGGGCCTTCTGGTGATTGCGGGCTGGCTGGCGACCGGCTGGCTTGGCGCCGACGAGTTCGATCCGATTCCTGTGGCGTCGCTCACCTTCGTGTCGCCGGCTGCCGATACGCTGCAATTCATCATGCTGTCGACGGGCATGACGTTGAATTTCGGAATTGCGCTTGTAGCGGGTGTGTTCGTGGGCAGTTTGCTGACCGCTCTGCTGACAGGCCGGTTCGAATTCGAGGGCTACACCTCTGCGCGTCATACCGGCCGCTCGATGGCCGGCGCGGCACTGATGGGGATCGGCGGCGCGATGGCCTATGGCTGCTCGATCGGGCAGGGGCTGACAGGCTTGTCCACGCTTGCGCTGCCGTCCTTTGTGGCCGTCGCCGGCATCTTTGCGGGCGCTGCAGTTGCGATCCGCGGCCTGGCGCTGCGTCCAGCGTTTGCGGCGCAATAA
- a CDS encoding response regulator, whose protein sequence is MFRIDFNKLRFLVCDDNPHMRRILRTLLHSFGAREVYEAEDGATALEMYSHYVPDIVIADWAMPIFDGLELAQMIRQPDSKGNPYAPIIMLTGHSEKRRITMARDAGVTEFLAKPISAKGLYLRIMSVVAHPRPFIKTKNYFGPDRRRNTTVAYIGPERRNGGEAEVLQQPSLLDKARVTG, encoded by the coding sequence ATGTTCCGTATCGACTTCAACAAGCTGCGTTTTCTGGTCTGCGACGACAATCCGCACATGCGGCGCATCCTGCGCACGCTGCTGCATTCGTTCGGCGCCCGCGAAGTCTATGAGGCCGAGGACGGCGCCACGGCGCTGGAAATGTACAGCCACTATGTGCCCGACATCGTGATCGCCGACTGGGCGATGCCGATTTTCGACGGGCTGGAACTGGCACAGATGATCCGGCAGCCGGATTCCAAGGGCAATCCTTACGCGCCGATCATCATGCTAACCGGCCATTCCGAAAAGCGCCGCATCACCATGGCGCGCGATGCCGGCGTCACCGAATTTCTGGCCAAGCCGATCTCGGCCAAGGGGCTCTATCTGCGCATCATGAGCGTGGTCGCGCATCCCCGCCCCTTCATCAAGACGAAGAACTATTTCGGGCCCGACCGCCGCCGCAACACAACCGTCGCCTATATCGGACCGGAACGCCGCAATGGCGGTGAAGCCGAGGTTCTGCAGCAGCCGTCGCTGCTGGATAAAGCCCGTGTCACCGGCTAG
- a CDS encoding tetratricopeptide repeat protein yields the protein MTHLAIRLTTLAMFSVAVAATPSLTPAYAAGGDTPSAPPASDTKGTKDKKKKTETRNPNSENTAFLANYRAAYATVYDKQDYTAAIAQLKALGQDDRADVANLIGYSYRKLGDYKVSQIWYERALKADPAHVRTWQYYGLWQVEQGNRDQAQYHLNKIASLSGKDSAEYKSLAAALEKAPGSGPTY from the coding sequence ATGACCCACCTCGCGATCAGGCTGACGACGCTGGCAATGTTTTCCGTGGCCGTTGCCGCCACGCCCTCGTTGACCCCGGCCTATGCCGCAGGCGGCGATACGCCTTCCGCACCGCCGGCGTCCGACACCAAGGGCACCAAGGACAAGAAGAAGAAAACCGAGACCAGGAATCCGAACAGCGAGAATACCGCGTTCCTCGCCAACTATCGCGCTGCCTATGCCACGGTCTATGACAAGCAGGACTACACGGCCGCCATCGCGCAGCTCAAGGCGCTAGGCCAGGACGACCGCGCCGATGTCGCCAACCTGATCGGCTACTCCTATCGCAAGCTCGGCGACTACAAGGTCTCGCAGATCTGGTACGAGCGCGCGCTGAAGGCCGACCCCGCCCATGTCCGCACCTGGCAGTATTACGGCTTGTGGCAGGTCGAACAGGGCAACCGCGATCAGGCGCAGTATCATCTCAACAAGATTGCTTCGCTGAGCGGCAAAGATTCAGCCGAATATAAATCGCTCGCTGCTGCGCTGGAAAAGGCGCCCGGCTCCGGTCCCACCTACTGA